A region of the Apus apus isolate bApuApu2 chromosome 5, bApuApu2.pri.cur, whole genome shotgun sequence genome:
AAAATAAAGGAAGATAATTAGATGAGACATTATGAAAACTTTCAGTATTAAGGACAGTAAAGGATGGAAACAAATTGTCTAAAAAAGCCTTTGCTAGAGGTACTAAACtagctggcttttttttcctcagtgattCTAACACTCCACTGGCTGCCTCAGCAGAGACACCCACTGACTGCAAGTGAAAAGTTATCTGAATACTGCCATCACCTTTAAAGTTAGTTTCTCCAGAATTAGGATGCAAGCCCAGTGAAAAGCTGATGTTGACACTGTTGCACCTGTCTAATGATAAATGACTTCATATCtataatgcttttaaaagtggTCTTTTATCTTACTTCTGAAATTCctcttttaaaacttgtttcaACATACAAGTACTCATGTTCTTACACCACcctcttcagtgaagaaatcaCTAATGTAATTTTCTGAACAAGCCATCCAAGTATTTCAACACATTTACAATGCACATCTTAAAAACACCTCAAGAAACTTACCTTTAAAAAGACATCTAGATCTATCACTCCACGTCTCAATGCTTCCCCAAGATAGAAGATGGTGTCTTCAATTGCATTTTCCTCTGCATATAAGTTCAGGATCTGCTTGTAAAGCGGTGCTGTAGGAATAATAACTTCATCTATGTCATTATTTTCTGactgattttccattttctctaaGGCAGAACTGAGCTCCTCATCCTTCTTCTTGAGAAGTTCAATATTCTTGTCAACTTCAGCCTAAAAACAATGAAGATGTCTGTTAATTTCTTAAGTCTCAAAAGCTGAATGTCTTCTTGTGATGCAACTGTCAAGATGAAGGATTTTTAAACAGGCCAGATGATTCTTTACTTCTCTACTCATCTCTGTTATTAGttctacaaaataaaaagctaccAATCTATAGATTTTTAGatactttcatttaaaaaaaataaaggctgttTTAGATAATATCAATCCATTACCAATATAGAAGAATCCAATACCAATAGAGAAGACATGCTAACAGTCTAAATATTTTGAAGGTACcacacaaggaaaaataataatttaaactaaacataataaaatcaaagccaaaataattttctttctaattatgCCTTTTGGAGAAAGTTCTTCTACAATTTTGTTGAGAATGGATCACATAAACACTTCACTGTATtgacaggaaacaaaacatgcTGGCTTTACCCACTAATCATAACTATAATTCAACTGCAGGTGTATGAGGAGCATCTCCTTTTGCTCCACTTGAATTTGCCACCTGCTATTTTTTAAGTCCCACAGCTAACACACTGGAAGGCCCTGCACACCACCATTTTTCCTCATCACTCAAAGCTGTACAGATCATTATCATGTTCCACTCTCTCTGTCCCCCCAGTCTTTTTCCCAGACTGAAGTCCTAGCTTTACTTAGTCATGCCTTACATGGAAGCTGTCTGATATGCTCTATCATCAATCTTACCTTGGCATCAAACGTTTGCAGTTCTATTATGCCCTTTCTTTCCAAGATAGCAAATACTAGAATTACACACTACATTTAACATGGGCACATCATAGATTTATATGGTAAGATAATGGTGTTCCCTGTCCTCTAGTCCttattaataatttctaattattttttcaaaacatatcTGAGCACTGTGCTCAGAAACTGCTCATCAATCCCAAAATCTTACTCCTGAGCAGTAATGCAAGGAGAAGATGGACTAAGCATATGTCAGGCCTTAGTGAAAAACTGCAGGAATTTCTGAGCATAGTGAGTAGGACAGTCTTGTCTGGGAAAGTCTGCAGGCTATACAAGGAGGCTGTGACCAAAATCACTGTCTCTGCAGtaagaaactgaaatgttttctagTGCTGCTTTTACACATTATTATCTAGAATCTAAGacaaaattatgaaataaactCACACCAATGACATATTTCACAGGGTAAATGGGGAAAAACAACACTGTTCCTCTGCTACTGAACAATGACATCTGTAAGATACGAGCAGGACAATGCACCTTATGGTCACTGGTATTTCTGACTTCCTTCAGTCCAAACTGATGCACTTCAATTTTGAAAgacaatatatatttaaaaagcaacacactGGAAGTTTTGATATTTCTATAATGCTTAATTAATTACATGCTTCTGCTCACTACCAGGAATACTTGGATACAGAGCAGTGTTTCATCTCAGCTTACCACTTCTTGATCCAGGCGAGTTACCATCTCTTCCAGTTTCTGGTGTCCTTTCTTCAGGTCCTCTTCTGTCCGTTTCAGGGCATTGAGTTCAGCTTGTGCACGatccatttcttctttcatccTCCATCTCAGTTTATCACTGACTGCTGAAATAAGGGAAGCTCGGATGGTATCCTCACTGATAGTTCCATCTCTACTGGGtcctgcacaaaaaaaaaaatcacaagcatCAAATTAACTCCATACTGCACTGGCTTCAGCATAAAGCCAGTTTGAAAAAAGCAAGTGGTTAACTTGCTGTATGTACTTTAACAATATAAGACagtaaaataaactgttttccagaataattttcagaagcagtgaAGAAACTGCACTAAGACACATCAAGATGTACACAAACACAGGAATTCATTGCTGCTCCTtatgaaaaggaggaaagaacaGTACTTTCTAcactaaaaagtaaaatttaagtCAGGTCAAACTACCTGGGACAAAGTTTCTTCACTATTTAGGACTTCCTGCTTAAGGCAGACAATTGTGAATGTACATGtttcaaatcaaaacaaaaaggatttCACATCAAGAATAGCATTAGCATTATTTCAGTTACTGTTTACATAAGGAATTACTCTCCAACACAAAGTCAGAACCAGACATcacttctacttttttttttcccttgatatCCCTCACTCTGCTCTGGGAGATTTTATACAAGGCTCACTTTGACATTAGagtaggagagagaaaaaaataacatcactGTACACCTAAGACAACAAAAATTCACATACAAGTGCAAACAGGAAAGAGGTCTTTGGACatataaaagataattttaatacAGCTCAGTTAGATTTATCCTCTTAAAGAGCACGAGCCCTTAGCATTTTCTGTCACCTCCATAATTAGCTCAGCTTGGGGAAGACTTTACAGCACATAGCCATTAAAtccacagagcactgaaacCCTTAACCTTTACTAGGCAGAGTCTGATTTCAGAAGTGACCTTATGGAATCATTAAACTAGTAGTTGTGTCAGAAACGTAATTAATGGCAGATGactgaacagaaagaaaaagccagaaAGACTATTTGAAACAACTGCTATTAACAAAAACTTAAGCTACTCTGAATGAGtactttatttcaatttaaactAAGCTCACATAGGAAACACCCCACCAGCCACCCACACAACTGTGGCATGTGCTGTGCTCCTAAATTAACTATCACAATAAACTGTAGCCAAACAACCTGCAGGGGAAATAAACATTTGCagctgaaagataaaaaaaatactgtactgTAAAAGAACCTAAATAGTACAGTGAATACAGGGGATGATTAGAGAGAcatgtttgcattttatttggCACAAGAGATAAACCATGTATAATAAGTGTATGACTTTTACCTAGCTGCATCCAATGAGTCATGTTAAACTGCCACTACAAAATCTGGCATCTTGATAGTCTTGGAAGAGATTTAACTGAAGAGtaaaatcactgaaaagagaaTTGGTTCTACTTGAAACAAATAGGATGTTCCACCCTTTATTCCATCCCATTTATGTCATGCTCAGGTCACTACTGCTTTTTGTCcatatacatgtatgtatatacacacacatatccATATATACAGATCACTAGCTTGTGATATATCCTTCCACACAAAAGTTCATTAAGTTCATACAGTCCATGACTGCAGGTTCTATCTACCATAGCAGTCTCTCAGGGCAGAAGATAGGGTGCTGGTTTGAGCTAGGACAGAACTAATTTTCATtgtagtaattttactttttcagttaATTCTCTTCTAAGTGACTGTACTTTCTGAagttaacagcatgtttttcagacaGCATCTGCTTCTTGGACTGGTAATGCTCAATTTTTATAGTTATTGCAGCGGTAATGGTATGAACGGTGTGCAGAAAGTCTCTTGCTTATACATATTCCTATAGAAACTGAGGTCACTGCTTGATTCTGCTAAACTTTTTATATGGCAGAAATTAAATGGTGGAAAAGGGTCACCCCTGAGACCTTCCTGTGGGGAGAACTGGACTGAACAAGTGACCCAAAACTGACCAAATTaggtattccatcccatacGCATCACAGTCAGCTGAGGGATCATGACAGTCAAGCTCTCTTCTTCCGTGACCAACATCCTGGGAGAACtctgttcttctgcctttgattCTGACCTGTGCATTCCTAAATCCAGGTCCTGTTTGCCACTGAGTCCAGGAGTCCAGTCTGGGATTTTCccagagcctgccctgcagccttgaTAGCATTATTGGGATGGGGACCGGGGAGTGTGATATGGGGTTTGTATacttttgtatatatttcattgttttatttttcatcattgttgtttcattaaagctgttttaatttaatttccaacCCGTAAGTCTCTCCACCTTActcctttgctttctccttctcagAAGGaagaggggttaatagagaaCATCTGCCATTTGTATTAagagccagcccagccttcAACTCTAACAATATAGCATGGGATGACCTGAGGACTTGCAGAGCCTTCTATGGTATCTGGCAGATATTCTACCTCTGTTCATCTTCACAGGGGATGAAAATAAGGCAAAGAATTGAAACAGGATATAGCTATATTTTGAATTAACTCTCTAcaacataaaagcaaaactggaTCTATTTCAGAAAGATGCTGTGGACAGCCAATGTTCCCTAGAAGGAAGGATTCCTATGACCTCCCTATAAGACAGCCAGTGGAGAACATCAGTTCACAAGAACCCAACTACAGTCCCCAACACTGTTTGAGCTAAAGTGGGACAGTAGCTTTCTTGCAGTGTGCATGGTAGACACACACCACCTCCGAGTGGAGGTGACCACTGAAAAGACTTTCCTGATTCAGAAGGCTGAAAGAACATGGACATAAAGGACGGGATCAGGCACAAGAATATTACATACAACTCGTTGTTTCCAAATTCTGTAACAACACAACAAATCCTCACATATTTTAAGAGTCAAGTAGAAGCATCTATCTTACTTTGCTAAGCTGTGAACTTGCTTTGTCCCCATTTGTGTGAATGAAAATTTCAAAACACGCATGGCTCTGGACAGAAGAATGTGTATAAATAACTGGGACTTCATATGTTAAATGAAGAACCTATGGGTGCACTTCTAAATTACGGTGCAAGAGACTCCAAATTACTGATATAAGGTCAcaaaaaaatctccatccttACCATATAACTGCTCCAAAAGGACTATCATCCAATTGGAAAGTTATGCACCAACATATTACCtaactagatgacctttatcACTTGTTCCCAATCTGTTACACACACACTAAAAGTGAGACACAAAGCAGAAACCAAGCTACTGTATTTTGCCAGCACAGGGCCAAGGAGCAGAAGACTGGGAAAAGATACACAATAGATCTTGATGCAGTAAAGGAGAAGCAGGTAACAAGTAGGGACAATTAAGAAGCAAATGAgaagaggctggagaagaaaCTCAGTGAACATGAATCTCATTCTAAATGCATTGGAAACCTCTGCTTTAGGTAGCTATGACTTTTGgagtaaagaaaatacaaataaagagTAATCAAAGTGATTCCAATAGATGAGAAAATGAggacaaaagcatttttataagCCACAACCACAGAGCAACACAGACAAAAGTCCCCTACATTTACAgggtgagaaaaaaagaaaagtatgaaGAACATGCTGTGTTCTTCAAACTATTCACAGAGTACACACAACACATTGCACAAACACAGGAATATATCAAGCTCCTGACTGAATAAAACATACCACAAAGgacataaaatatattctatTCTTCCTTtcaataacttttaaaattgaaaatcaATACTTTGGAAGGTCAGATAAAGAACACTACaatccttttttccattttcttataTAACAGTTATAGAAGGCAGCTTCCCTTCAGAGAAATCCCTTAAAAGCTACTCACCAACAGTGGTCACAGGAGGCTGAGAAGGGTAGTATGGAACACTAGTGGTGGCTGGATATGGGACAGCACCCGGAAAAGGATAGTTTGGGTAGCTGCTTTGACAAATAAAGATACATTAATGTTATGTAACTATTTGTAAAATATCATCCATGTATATTCTCTTTCTGTCACCACATTAAACATTTGTTTAcataataaaatttttaaactgCAGGCCAAGTTAtactttctctcttttcctgtttgcattGACTTCTTTCACAATTCATATTTCTGGTATGATTCATGAAAACACCATTTAATCTGAAATGCTATTGAGTTATCACCCAGTCAAGCATTTGGACCATTCAAAATTCTCTTCAATCTCTTAATCTTGCCATGCAATTTGTAAATTGCCATAGGAAAACCCAAAAGCAcccaaaaggaaaatttctaGCTACAAAGTTACAAACAGCAATTTCACTTTGATaatttttaacatgaaaataGTTAACAAGACGATTGCTGAACCACTTTATGTAAACCTAAAAATGTCGTGCAAAATATGATTGCAAGATGAAGCTCCTCCAGAAATTCTTAGCCCTGCTCTGAAggatgaaggaaaggaaaattattaatttgtttatgAAAACAATCACAAGGTGACCCATAACGTGACAGTCTAGAGTATCTCCCGAAATTACATTTACTATCAACTGAAACAAGAACTCAAATTAGTCAGTACTAGACTGATAAACATCTGCATGCAGCAGAGTATCAGCCATGGCTGTAAATAAACAAAACGGTCCACGAAAACAtgtaatatataaaataattctgtgtctCTCCAGATACTTGCAAACTTAACAGACTTAAAACCTTTCTGTTCATTCATGAATTATATTATCTTAAAAATAGTTCTTctattattaatttttgtacAAACATTAAGAGCAGTTTAAATAAACATACTTAGTGGTAAAAAACTTGCCGTAAGAATTTATAAAAAACCACATTCTTCACTTCCATGTTACATTCCTaatgctttttggttttttttaatatttttaaaataaaaacgTTATACACTACACCAACTCCTTACATGCTCCTAAAACAAAAtgatattaataattaaaataattaataattatgtGAAAAAATGTAGGTACACACTAGGTGGCAGCAATCAGCATCTTACTATTTGCTAGGACTGAACATAAGTCTTCTGGAAAAGCTTTATTCCAAACTATTAAACAATACACTTAAAGAAAAACTCTTggtttatattaataaaaagcttttaaaataattttgtgaccTTCAAATTCTCATTAGAGTGCTCTGAATTAAATTCACATTTATGCTGGAGTCAACATTTGTATTAATCCAGCAACTGTTTTGTTCAATGTTCTGAGTTGCTCATCACTCCCCTAAGTGCCAACTACAATAATAAACCCCCCGAACCTGTAGGGGTATGTTCTGTATCATTTAAACATATCAGCCTTATAAAAACTAATGCAATATATGAGTGAAGCAAGATAACTTGGGAGTTagatttcaaaatttatttataatCCAAGAATAATGTATTTGGAGCAAGCAACACCAAGGAAGCTAAACCTTTCTCAAACTTTCTTTTGGCTATTGGCAAGAATTCCATcctcacttttaaaaacaactgctAACATGGTAATTACACAACAAATATGccacagaaaatacaattaTGACTAGGTACTATTCAGTGAAAGTATCTGTTATGTAAACGATGATGGTTTTAAGGGGTTCTTACCTTGGGTTTGGAGTGCTTCCTGCTGGAAAGGAAGGTATTCCACCTGGAATGCCCGGCACATAGGAAGCTAAATAAAAGAATAAGtttgtgtatttttactttACAGAAGTTGAATGTGTATTCAGATCACACTAATGAGATGTACTTATGTTGCAATTAGATGCTTTAGAAAATATTACTGAACAATGAATATTGTTTATCAGAATGAAAAGAGTTGAGAAGCCATTCTATGACCAAACCCCCTTGATACTGTGTGTCCCACATCTCTCAAAGCCATTGCTTCCCACAACACTCCCAGATGattcccctgctgctcctgtgcagcTTGCCAAGAGGGAAACATGCAGATGTTTGTTGTGAGCTCTCTCTGTGCCAACTGACCAAGGCAGCTGCTTCCCCTCAAAACACAAAGGACCAAACTACAGCAGACCTTCCCTCTATGTATTGATGAGTtagattttcctttctgaatcCAAGAACATTTTCACAAAATGCAGGCAAATTGTGCCTTTGTGAAGATTCTACTTATCAAGTttggttaaaatattttcaagagtATTTTGTTTAGAGGGAGAGTATGACAGCTATAATAGCAGTCACACATTCCCTAGAATAACTTGCTAGAACACCTTTcattgcatatttatttttcttaatcatTACTTCAACCACAGCATGGATAAAAACAGGTATTGATTTAAGAATCCACAATGTACTACATAAAATGTGGATACATGAGAAAAAGCATCTGCAGCTAGGGGACTCAAAAAAATGGCATGTTATTAAAGATGACACACCTGAAaagctgtttccattttttatataatagatgaaaaaagaaaataatctttccaATGTAGTCATTGTTCTCTACTCACTAAAAAATGAGTGTAATTTAAGTACCTTTAGAGAAACTAGACTTCACAACTGATGATTGTCATTTTCAAACCAATCATGTTCTTATCCAGTACTTCCTGCCAtttagaagttaatttttttttttaaatcataacATATAAATGTCTAAAGTTTTAACAGTCCTAGCAATTTTAAGTTTCTTCTTGGAAATCTGACAATTCTattataaaaattatgttttgtaTATCCTTATTCCACATTTCTAGTAATTTTAGGAATATTACataaatagctttatttttttaaagagctattTTTACCCTTGAATGTTGTCAAATtactccattttttaaaaaaggggtttaatttcttcttaaacaGTCTATCTAGAACTTAAACAACAAACCTAAATGTctgtaaaataaggaaaactgaCTACACTAGTAAAACTAAGTAGCTGTTGACAATGTGAAAGTCCTGAAACATTTCCACTAAAATTACTTCAATTATACTAGCACTGGATGACTACAAAAGTAATCAAGTGTGTTTCAATTGATGATCCTTCATGAAGCACAATATACATTCTCTACTAAAACTGTATCTGTACTGACACCTGCTGTTCTTGGCAAAC
Encoded here:
- the TSG101 gene encoding tumor susceptibility gene 101 protein isoform X2, giving the protein MAVSESQLKKMLAKYKYRDLTVQETTSVITQYKDLKPVMDSYVFNDGSSRELMSLSGTIPVPYRGNTYNIPICLWLLDTYPFNPPICFVKPTSSMTIKTGKHVDANGKIYLPYLHEWKYPQSDLLELIQVMIVVFGEEPPVFSRPTASSSYSPYQATGPPTTSYVPGIPGGIPSFPAGSTPNPSYPNYPFPGAVPYPATTSVPYYPSQPPVTTVGPSRDGTISEDTIRASLISAVSDKLRWRMKEEMDRAQAELNALKRTEEDLKKGHQKLEEMVTRLDQEVAEVDKNIELLKKKDEELSSALEKMENQSENNDIDEVIIPTAPLYKQILNLYAEENAIEDTIFYLGEALRRGVIDLDVFLKHVRLLSRKQFQLRALMQKARKTAGLSDLY
- the TSG101 gene encoding tumor susceptibility gene 101 protein isoform X1; translation: MAVSESQLKKMLAKYKYRDLTVQETTSVITQYKDLKPVMDSYVFNDGSSRELMSLSGTIPVPYRGNTYNIPICLWLLDTYPFNPPICFVKPTSSMTIKTGKHVDANGKIYLPYLHEWKYPQSDLLELIQVMIVVFGEEPPVFSRPTASSSYSPYQATGPPTTSYVPGIPGGIPSFPAGSTPNPSSYPNYPFPGAVPYPATTSVPYYPSQPPVTTVGPSRDGTISEDTIRASLISAVSDKLRWRMKEEMDRAQAELNALKRTEEDLKKGHQKLEEMVTRLDQEVAEVDKNIELLKKKDEELSSALEKMENQSENNDIDEVIIPTAPLYKQILNLYAEENAIEDTIFYLGEALRRGVIDLDVFLKHVRLLSRKQFQLRALMQKARKTAGLSDLY